A part of Candidatus Zixiibacteriota bacterium genomic DNA contains:
- a CDS encoding TM0996/MTH895 family glutaredoxin-like protein, with translation MKKIEILGTGCPKCDKLKCQVDEVAAEMGLDCQVEKVSDIKKIMAYGVMMTPALVVDGVVKVTGKVPSVEELKDMLV, from the coding sequence ATGAAAAAGATCGAAATCCTTGGCACCGGCTGTCCCAAGTGTGACAAGCTCAAGTGTCAGGTTGACGAAGTGGCAGCAGAAATGGGGCTTGACTGTCAGGTAGAGAAGGTTAGTGACATTAAGAAAATCATGGCTTACGGTGTGATGATGACTCCAGCTCTGGTGGTCGATGGGGTCGTCAAGGTAACGGGCAAAGTACCCTCGGTCGAAGAACTCAAAGATATGCTGGTCTGA
- a CDS encoding permease codes for MNFRNEWKGLILITGVFLIFYYLPFDSEHLQRSLGEALLLTQWYAREHVLLCLIPAFFIAGAIGTFVRHESVMKYLGDRANRIVAYGVASVSGSVLAVCSCTILPLFAGIYRMGAGLGPATAFLYAGPAINVLAIILTARILGLELGIARAVGAVVFSIVIGLLMQLIFRSEEESKIQAQEAESEEDVPRPLWQTASYFAAMIAILVFATWSEPDRQVSFWYNVYSFKWVATGLCSTLLGVMLVLWFRLRWWLVTGVGVITAGVGFSPAGPVAAYAVAVVGLSVITATSKGEGEDWFSQTWGFAKQILPLLFFGVLMAGLLLGRPDQEGLIPSEWISQSVGGNSLGANLFASVIGAFMYFATLTEVPILQGLLGSGMGKGPALALLLAGPALSLPNMLVIRSVMGTKKTVVFVVLVITMATISGMIFGTLL; via the coding sequence GTGAATTTCAGGAACGAGTGGAAAGGCCTAATTCTCATTACAGGTGTGTTCCTTATCTTCTACTATCTGCCCTTCGACAGTGAACACCTTCAGCGGTCTCTTGGCGAAGCTCTTCTGCTGACGCAATGGTACGCTCGCGAACATGTTTTACTTTGTCTGATTCCTGCCTTCTTTATAGCCGGTGCCATAGGCACTTTTGTCAGACACGAGTCTGTGATGAAATATCTGGGTGACAGGGCCAACCGTATCGTGGCTTATGGGGTAGCTTCCGTTTCAGGGTCAGTTCTGGCGGTATGCTCCTGCACGATTCTACCCCTCTTTGCCGGGATCTATCGCATGGGCGCAGGATTGGGACCAGCGACGGCGTTTCTCTACGCCGGACCGGCGATCAATGTGCTGGCAATAATCCTGACCGCTCGTATTCTGGGACTTGAGCTGGGTATCGCACGAGCAGTTGGAGCTGTAGTATTCAGTATTGTCATTGGATTACTGATGCAATTGATCTTCCGCTCTGAAGAGGAATCAAAGATTCAAGCTCAGGAAGCTGAGTCCGAGGAAGATGTCCCACGCCCGTTGTGGCAGACGGCATCGTATTTTGCGGCGATGATTGCTATTCTGGTTTTCGCTACCTGGAGTGAACCGGACCGACAAGTCAGTTTTTGGTACAATGTTTATTCATTTAAGTGGGTGGCAACCGGTTTATGCTCTACTCTGCTGGGCGTGATGCTGGTATTATGGTTCCGATTGAGATGGTGGCTGGTTACTGGTGTGGGTGTTATAACCGCCGGCGTTGGCTTTTCACCAGCCGGACCGGTAGCTGCTTATGCAGTAGCAGTAGTTGGCCTTTCAGTAATAACCGCAACCAGCAAGGGAGAGGGCGAGGATTGGTTTTCTCAGACGTGGGGATTTGCCAAACAGATTCTGCCATTGTTGTTCTTCGGTGTCCTGATGGCAGGATTGTTGCTGGGTCGGCCTGATCAAGAGGGATTGATTCCCTCGGAATGGATCAGCCAGTCAGTAGGAGGGAATTCGCTGGGAGCCAACCTGTTTGCATCGGTGATAGGAGCCTTCATGTACTTTGCTACGCTGACCGAGGTGCCGATCCTCCAGGGCTTACTTGGTAGTGGGATGGGTAAAGGGCCGGCGTTGGCGTTGCTTCTGGCCGGGCCGGCGCTGTCGTTACCGAACATGCTCGTGATACGGTCTGTAATGGGAACGAAGAAAACAGTCGTGTTTGTTGTACTGGTCATTACTATGGCTACCATTAGTGGTATGATATTCGGAACATTATTATAA
- a CDS encoding metalloregulator ArsR/SmtB family transcription factor has product MVDRRTQALFEARAAVIKAMAHATRLIIIDELARHDRCVQELTDIIGADASTVSRHLSILRAVGIVESEKKGLQVFYSLRVPCVMDFFKCVESVIKSNVVQQVQLLKSKD; this is encoded by the coding sequence ATGGTTGATAGAAGGACACAGGCTCTGTTCGAGGCGCGGGCGGCCGTGATCAAAGCGATGGCCCACGCCACGAGACTTATCATCATCGACGAACTGGCCCGCCATGATCGTTGCGTACAGGAACTGACTGACATAATCGGCGCAGACGCATCAACCGTTTCCCGTCATCTTTCCATTCTCAGGGCAGTGGGCATAGTGGAGAGTGAAAAGAAAGGTCTGCAAGTATTCTACTCGCTTCGGGTACCGTGCGTGATGGATTTCTTTAAGTGCGTCGAATCGGTTATCAAATCCAACGTCGTGCAACAGGTACAACTACTGAAGAGTAAGGATTGA
- a CDS encoding fructose-bisphosphatase class II: protein MTNELRFDIAVQRIAYKGMQKEYPASKDRIIEFNHRHRPVFDLYDVSLLESNVLLLDDKINRASNLGALRNRKVRESAIFSAALSAVAVGVHGRGSLNDIPEDQRTKQVINELKRVNDRTAAQVMSEVLQVTTETLPIGEEVLIESTITEGVRAKPGKEVGGNPTIAVGALFGKAHHRATYGGDMPKNVSLLSMGNDVIDGTTKSVKGLHSSLTAMFLIESQVKRHLPDIYVQRWMSGAHFDEFNPREASVIDAAKIIADSYGHSDLNQLSSFFIDRKRHHPAMDALNDAGVAIPYDTDGDLFPSLVLGLDGVDFPNGRCLNAMIGEVGGSAEWAVGVLPLVWRGGQALGMITSHSSLTRRGATAEELWNDRFHYTEEELIMIQDARFQQKPYFTIHDIIENPYSGGISAFGSITDSYYLPFLKGVKADEEAGTITVTVLVINSLGVTECWQLKFKCNKGLKHTMNKLCSPKVDISALRGKQLEAAIGRMLDDKAQRDRYRIFFNNEYYPASVPIRDKLALLGGALDGLIERGALAEVDREIVDITRRLAPEWWVDPAS from the coding sequence ATGACCAACGAATTACGCTTTGATATTGCCGTTCAGCGTATCGCATACAAGGGAATGCAGAAAGAATACCCGGCCAGCAAAGACCGGATTATCGAGTTCAACCATCGTCATCGACCTGTGTTCGATCTCTACGACGTATCACTTCTTGAATCCAATGTCCTGTTGCTTGACGACAAGATCAACAGGGCTTCCAATCTGGGAGCGCTTCGTAATCGCAAGGTACGCGAGTCGGCCATATTTTCGGCAGCGCTCTCGGCCGTAGCAGTTGGTGTTCACGGTCGCGGAAGTCTCAACGACATACCCGAAGATCAACGCACCAAACAAGTAATCAACGAACTTAAGCGGGTCAACGACCGTACTGCAGCACAGGTTATGTCGGAAGTCCTGCAGGTGACCACCGAGACGTTACCAATAGGCGAAGAAGTATTAATCGAATCGACAATAACCGAAGGCGTGCGGGCCAAGCCTGGCAAAGAGGTTGGCGGCAATCCGACTATTGCTGTGGGGGCGTTGTTTGGAAAGGCTCACCACCGAGCAACCTATGGTGGGGATATGCCGAAAAACGTCTCTCTCCTTTCTATGGGTAATGACGTAATCGATGGAACTACCAAGTCGGTCAAAGGACTGCATTCGAGCCTGACAGCAATGTTCCTGATCGAGTCGCAAGTCAAACGCCATCTACCGGACATCTATGTTCAGAGGTGGATGAGCGGTGCTCATTTTGACGAGTTCAATCCTCGGGAAGCATCGGTCATTGATGCTGCCAAGATTATCGCCGACTCCTACGGACATTCTGACCTGAATCAACTTAGTTCTTTTTTCATTGATCGCAAACGTCACCACCCTGCAATGGATGCCCTCAACGATGCTGGCGTGGCTATCCCATATGATACCGATGGTGACCTTTTCCCTTCGCTTGTTCTGGGGCTGGACGGAGTAGATTTCCCCAATGGTCGCTGCCTCAATGCTATGATCGGCGAAGTTGGCGGCTCGGCAGAATGGGCCGTCGGGGTATTGCCGCTGGTGTGGCGGGGCGGACAGGCGCTGGGAATGATCACCAGTCATTCATCCCTGACTCGAAGGGGCGCCACGGCCGAGGAACTCTGGAACGATCGATTCCACTACACTGAAGAAGAACTGATAATGATCCAGGATGCACGTTTCCAGCAGAAGCCTTACTTCACCATCCATGACATTATCGAGAATCCATATTCTGGCGGAATAAGTGCTTTCGGATCCATCACCGATAGCTACTACCTCCCCTTCCTCAAGGGTGTGAAAGCCGACGAAGAAGCCGGAACGATTACTGTTACGGTATTGGTCATCAACTCTTTGGGCGTGACCGAATGTTGGCAGTTAAAGTTTAAGTGCAATAAAGGGCTCAAGCACACCATGAATAAATTGTGCTCCCCAAAAGTGGACATAAGTGCGTTGAGGGGGAAACAGCTTGAAGCGGCTATCGGACGAATGCTTGATGATAAAGCTCAGCGAGATCGGTATCGTATCTTCTTCAACAACGAGTATTACCCGGCTTCGGTCCCAATCAGGGATAAACTGGCTCTACTAGGCGGTGCGCTTGATGGACTGATTGAACGTGGCGCTTTGGCCGAAGTTGATCGCGAGATTGTGGACATCACCCGCCGCTTGGCGCCGGAATGGTGGGTCGACCCGGCGTCATAG
- a CDS encoding TldD/PmbA family protein, which produces MDTKGRLELAHWVAKTARAVGAADAAVDIYRSRSVEVEFRDGQLDLVKESTQNSLNIDVYVDDRFSGHSTNDLRRDSLGSFIKKAVAMTKYLGKDVFRKLPDPKYYKDIKAIDLKLVDDSYDSVEAAQRVKMARNLQELTAGKSDKIISSTAGYYDGDNESIKVHSNGFEGITQSTVFSVGVQVTIDDGNGGRPTDWDYATTRFLSNIPDAETQAQAAVDRVVAKVGQAKIESGQMDMVVVNRAAGNPLYALYGPMGGRALQQKRSFLEGKLGEKIASDQLTVIDDPFIERGLGSRHYNGEGMAARKRTLIEKGVLKEFLIDCYYGRKLGVDPTGGSTSNVIFTYGDKSLDDLIAGVSKGILVTSFIGGNTNGTTGDFSWGLIGMLIEDGKIVKPVNEMNISGNLEGLWGNLVAVGNDPYLYSSLRRPSFHFKDVQFAGL; this is translated from the coding sequence ATGGATACAAAAGGCAGATTGGAACTGGCTCACTGGGTAGCGAAAACGGCCAGAGCCGTTGGTGCCGCAGATGCGGCTGTAGACATTTACCGGTCTCGCAGTGTTGAAGTTGAATTTCGCGATGGGCAGCTCGATTTGGTTAAGGAATCGACCCAGAACTCGCTCAATATCGATGTTTATGTCGATGACAGGTTCTCGGGACATTCGACCAATGACCTTCGCCGTGATTCACTGGGTAGCTTTATCAAGAAGGCCGTGGCAATGACCAAGTACCTCGGGAAGGATGTATTCCGCAAACTTCCCGATCCGAAGTACTATAAGGATATCAAGGCGATAGATCTGAAGCTGGTTGATGATAGCTATGACAGTGTCGAGGCTGCTCAGAGAGTCAAGATGGCGAGGAACTTACAAGAACTGACAGCAGGCAAAAGCGACAAGATCATATCTTCCACCGCAGGATACTATGATGGCGACAATGAATCCATCAAGGTTCACAGTAACGGTTTTGAGGGTATCACACAGAGCACTGTGTTCTCAGTTGGCGTCCAGGTGACAATCGACGACGGTAATGGCGGCCGTCCAACCGATTGGGACTACGCTACTACGCGTTTCCTGAGTAATATACCTGATGCTGAAACGCAGGCTCAGGCTGCGGTTGACAGAGTGGTGGCGAAAGTTGGGCAAGCCAAGATCGAGTCCGGTCAGATGGATATGGTTGTGGTCAATCGGGCCGCCGGTAATCCGTTGTATGCGCTCTATGGACCGATGGGAGGGAGAGCCTTGCAGCAGAAACGCTCATTCCTCGAAGGAAAGCTGGGTGAGAAGATCGCTTCTGATCAGCTTACTGTGATTGATGATCCCTTTATCGAGCGTGGGTTGGGATCAAGGCATTACAATGGTGAGGGTATGGCAGCTCGAAAGCGCACTCTGATCGAAAAAGGTGTCCTTAAGGAGTTCCTTATCGATTGCTACTACGGTCGCAAGCTTGGAGTCGATCCGACTGGCGGTTCGACATCCAATGTTATCTTCACCTACGGCGACAAGTCGCTGGATGACTTGATTGCGGGAGTTTCCAAGGGCATCCTTGTCACCAGTTTCATTGGTGGCAACACGAACGGTACCACCGGAGATTTCTCGTGGGGTCTGATCGGTATGCTGATTGAAGACGGAAAAATCGTCAAACCGGTCAACGAAATGAACATTTCCGGTAATCTCGAAGGATTGTGGGGAAATCTCGTTGCCGTTGGCAATGATCCTTATCTGTACTCTTCTCTGAGACGTCCATCATTTCATTTTAAGGATGTTCAGTTCGCCGGTCTATAA
- a CDS encoding TldD/PmbA family protein, whose translation MDNITRRKFIRMGAQGVALATIPAIFRINPAMAFSPGLSESSDLDDYMRHFGVDRDLIRKTMGLALENGGDYCDLFFQHSSSSYVALEDDIVNRSYTNVDFGVGIRVVKGDQTGYSFTEEITPEAMKLAAKTAASISAGTAPGTIASLALYPTPDYYPIKTKWEDVGIDQRIPAVNRINAAMHAADKRVIKTSVSFSDNNSYIMVATSDGRIACDYQPMLRVSGYCTAEQDGKRESNGFDLAGRRGIEFVTNESLDRIGSEAVNRTVNLFDAVMPEAGEMPVVLAAGSSGILLHEAIGHGMEADFNRKGTSIFADKIGKPVAEKFVSIVDNGKNANVRGSINIDDEGQDSQETYLVRDGILESYLHDRISAKFYGVKPTGSGRRQSFRFAPIPRMRNTYMTDGPHEVKEIIGNVKKGIFVSQFTNGQVDIGAGDFTFYVKSGNLIEDGKITKPIKDINLIGNGPNCLKKVTMVANDMAMAEGGWTCGKGGQGVPVSMGLPTILVSSITVGGIS comes from the coding sequence ATGGATAACATCACAAGGCGGAAATTCATTAGGATGGGGGCTCAGGGTGTTGCATTGGCGACAATCCCTGCAATCTTCAGGATCAATCCCGCTATGGCTTTTTCACCAGGTCTCAGTGAGAGCTCAGATCTTGACGATTACATGCGCCATTTTGGAGTTGATAGAGACTTGATCCGAAAGACAATGGGTCTCGCTCTTGAAAACGGCGGAGACTATTGCGATCTCTTCTTCCAGCATTCATCCAGCAGCTATGTCGCTCTGGAAGACGACATTGTCAATCGGTCGTATACGAATGTCGATTTTGGAGTTGGCATCCGAGTTGTTAAGGGAGACCAGACCGGGTATTCATTTACCGAGGAAATCACTCCCGAAGCGATGAAACTGGCAGCCAAGACAGCGGCCAGTATTTCTGCGGGAACTGCACCGGGAACTATTGCCAGCCTTGCTCTGTATCCGACTCCCGATTACTACCCAATCAAGACGAAATGGGAAGATGTCGGTATCGACCAGCGTATCCCGGCGGTCAACCGGATCAATGCTGCCATGCATGCTGCCGATAAACGGGTGATCAAAACCAGTGTCAGTTTCTCCGATAATAACTCCTACATTATGGTGGCAACTTCCGATGGTCGTATTGCCTGTGACTATCAACCGATGCTTCGAGTTTCCGGCTACTGTACTGCAGAGCAGGATGGGAAAAGAGAGAGCAACGGATTCGATCTGGCTGGCCGACGTGGTATTGAGTTTGTGACCAACGAATCTCTGGATCGAATTGGCTCTGAGGCGGTCAATCGCACAGTCAATCTTTTTGATGCGGTTATGCCCGAAGCAGGCGAAATGCCAGTTGTACTGGCAGCCGGAAGCTCCGGGATTTTATTGCATGAAGCCATTGGTCACGGGATGGAAGCAGACTTCAATCGCAAAGGGACGTCCATCTTCGCTGATAAGATCGGCAAGCCGGTAGCCGAGAAATTCGTTTCCATTGTGGATAACGGTAAGAATGCCAATGTTCGAGGATCAATCAATATTGATGATGAAGGTCAGGACAGTCAGGAGACATATCTCGTGAGGGACGGCATTCTCGAAAGCTACCTGCATGACAGAATCAGCGCCAAGTTCTACGGAGTCAAACCTACCGGGAGTGGGCGACGCCAATCCTTCCGCTTTGCACCGATACCGCGTATGCGCAATACCTACATGACGGACGGTCCTCACGAGGTCAAAGAAATAATCGGCAATGTCAAGAAAGGCATCTTTGTCTCACAGTTCACTAATGGTCAGGTAGATATCGGAGCAGGCGATTTCACTTTTTATGTGAAGTCAGGAAACTTGATTGAAGATGGGAAGATAACGAAGCCCATCAAAGACATCAATCTGATAGGCAACGGTCCAAACTGCCTGAAAAAAGTAACTATGGTCGCCAACGATATGGCCATGGCTGAAGGCGGCTGGACCTGTGGTAAGGGTGGTCAGGGAGTGCCGGTATCGATGGGACTTCCCACGATTCTGGTGTCATCAATAACGGTTGGCGGTATTTCGTGA
- a CDS encoding glycosyltransferase family 39 protein, protein MRSYLKSIGKVCNTVSSHAWYPTGLHLLLIAGAGVLIRIAYARGLEASGFMGAYSADCLVLHTWATSILSGDTTSTAFFRAPLYPHLLALWYHISGISSWTVIAWQGGIGLLTGFTSYFLARHLFGSTIALYSALVVVAYPTLVYYEGEPLITSLFVLLFTLTVYLLVRAVTDNDLKYVVLAGLVLGIGAITRPTIIPLVIVYPLVSIIQFGRTGLKRTVRRSFLLVLAMLIPVLPVTAFNYFVGGEFVPISTQGGINFYIGNSASSDGLTVRAPGPNLRIGDYNDNIWTSSLDEAEFQIGRELSQGEVSSYWYTSAYQDIFHEPLRWLTLMAKKFYMFWHGSEIFNNRPLYYARQYSSYMSITLWSFLINFPSGLLFPLALVGGVLGYRNRKNIVVPIHAIGLYALVISAFFVCARFRQPVIPVAVMFAVYAIGRLGSMAVRNRRRFWGGIGLFGLLVVVLNWGGQVDSTGNRSQFHSLVGQTLLQHGKYGPGVMELEKALDILPDNLMVYDELGQTHLWHNRPQEAKQIYLRGMEVNPTHPIFNYNLGRIAQSEGHLNDALNYYRQTIEYSIGFDRAIYGIASVFEQKQQYDSALFYYERTKELNGYEGEDARRLDTRIEIMRLKLDLD, encoded by the coding sequence ATGCGATCTTACTTGAAGTCGATTGGCAAAGTGTGTAATACTGTTTCTTCTCATGCTTGGTATCCAACCGGACTGCACCTGTTGCTGATCGCAGGTGCCGGTGTTTTAATTCGAATAGCATACGCCCGGGGACTTGAGGCAAGTGGTTTCATGGGCGCTTACTCCGCCGACTGTCTTGTGTTGCACACGTGGGCAACCAGTATACTGTCCGGTGATACCACCTCCACTGCGTTTTTCCGAGCACCTCTCTATCCGCATCTTCTGGCTCTGTGGTACCACATATCAGGTATTTCATCCTGGACGGTAATTGCATGGCAGGGTGGTATTGGTTTGCTCACGGGATTTACCAGTTACTTCCTCGCTAGACACCTGTTTGGCTCGACCATTGCTTTGTACTCGGCCCTGGTTGTAGTCGCCTACCCCACACTTGTATATTACGAGGGGGAACCCCTTATAACATCGTTATTTGTTCTGCTCTTTACCTTGACTGTATACCTTCTTGTCCGGGCGGTGACGGACAACGATCTTAAATACGTTGTGCTTGCTGGACTGGTTTTGGGAATCGGAGCCATTACCCGCCCGACTATTATCCCGCTTGTAATCGTGTATCCACTGGTGTCCATAATACAGTTCGGTCGAACCGGACTTAAACGCACTGTTCGTCGCAGCTTTCTATTGGTGCTCGCGATGCTGATTCCGGTTCTGCCGGTCACTGCTTTCAACTACTTCGTCGGCGGGGAATTCGTACCTATTTCAACTCAGGGGGGAATCAATTTCTACATCGGCAATTCGGCCTCCAGTGATGGCTTGACGGTTCGTGCTCCGGGACCAAACCTTCGGATTGGTGATTATAACGACAACATCTGGACTTCGTCCCTTGATGAGGCCGAGTTTCAGATCGGCCGTGAACTTTCTCAGGGGGAAGTCTCAAGCTACTGGTACACCAGTGCATACCAGGACATATTCCATGAACCTCTGAGGTGGCTGACACTCATGGCCAAGAAATTCTATATGTTTTGGCACGGTTCTGAGATATTTAACAACCGTCCTCTCTACTATGCCCGGCAATATAGCTCTTACATGTCCATCACGCTTTGGTCATTCTTGATTAATTTCCCTTCCGGATTGTTGTTCCCATTAGCACTCGTAGGTGGTGTTCTCGGTTATAGGAATCGGAAAAATATCGTGGTCCCGATTCATGCCATAGGTTTGTATGCATTGGTAATCAGCGCTTTTTTTGTTTGTGCCAGGTTTCGGCAGCCGGTCATCCCCGTAGCTGTCATGTTTGCTGTTTATGCGATAGGTCGGTTGGGATCAATGGCCGTTCGAAACAGACGACGTTTTTGGGGGGGTATCGGTCTTTTTGGTTTACTTGTAGTTGTTCTAAACTGGGGAGGCCAAGTCGATTCGACTGGCAATCGCTCTCAGTTTCATTCACTGGTGGGTCAGACGTTACTTCAGCACGGCAAGTATGGACCCGGTGTTATGGAACTCGAGAAAGCTTTGGATATCCTGCCGGATAACTTAATGGTTTACGATGAACTGGGCCAAACTCACCTGTGGCACAATCGCCCTCAGGAAGCAAAACAGATTTACTTGCGTGGCATGGAGGTGAATCCGACCCATCCAATATTTAATTATAATCTGGGACGGATTGCTCAGTCTGAAGGTCACCTGAACGACGCACTCAATTATTACCGCCAGACAATTGAGTATTCCATCGGATTTGATCGCGCAATATATGGTATTGCCTCCGTCTTTGAACAAAAACAACAATACGACTCCGCCCTGTTTTACTATGAGCGAACTAAAGAACTAAACGGTTATGAGGGCGAAGATGCGAGGCGTCTTGACACTCGCATTGAAATCATGAGACTCAAACTCGATCTGGATTAG
- a CDS encoding bifunctional phosphoglucose/phosphomannose isomerase codes for MSILDDVDQIRAMDPSNMYNSIFDFAEQMADALKIGKMWKVDPVDFYGIKNIVVVGMGGSAIGSEILRSFLASKLMVPFDICRNYVLPEYVDDESLVIASSYSGNTEETLAAIEDAIERKAMLATITTGGMLADLAKLNEIPMAKLQTGFQPRAALGYSIVPMLIFFEKIGLVKDMIKEVEHTITALQEYREKYIEDNDTTTNPAKLLAEKLCGKIPIIYSGPTITDAVALRWKGQFCENSKTLAYINQFAELNHNELVAWSDNIAPHKDHLVVILLRDMNDHPQIRARMNIVKDIILQQEVEVIDVHSRGERLLERILSLVQLGDFTSYYLAIINKVDPTPVAVIEALKQALRNSH; via the coding sequence TTGAGTATTCTCGACGACGTTGATCAGATCAGGGCGATGGATCCGAGTAATATGTACAATAGCATCTTCGACTTTGCCGAGCAGATGGCTGACGCTCTTAAGATCGGCAAAATGTGGAAAGTGGACCCGGTTGATTTCTACGGGATCAAAAACATAGTAGTGGTCGGCATGGGTGGCTCCGCCATTGGTTCGGAAATCCTGCGCAGCTTCCTCGCTTCCAAGCTCATGGTGCCCTTTGATATTTGCCGGAACTATGTGCTCCCGGAATATGTCGATGATGAAAGCCTGGTTATTGCCTCCTCCTACAGTGGCAACACTGAAGAAACTCTGGCAGCGATTGAGGATGCGATCGAACGCAAAGCTATGCTGGCGACCATAACGACCGGTGGTATGCTCGCGGACCTGGCCAAGCTCAATGAAATCCCTATGGCCAAATTACAGACTGGTTTCCAACCACGCGCCGCCCTGGGATACTCGATCGTTCCGATGTTGATATTCTTTGAGAAAATAGGCCTGGTGAAGGACATGATCAAGGAAGTCGAGCATACCATCACCGCCCTTCAGGAATATCGCGAGAAATACATCGAGGACAACGACACTACAACCAACCCGGCCAAGCTCCTGGCAGAAAAGTTGTGTGGCAAGATTCCAATTATATACTCCGGACCGACTATCACCGATGCGGTGGCCTTACGCTGGAAAGGGCAGTTTTGTGAAAATTCCAAGACGCTAGCCTATATCAATCAATTCGCCGAACTCAACCACAATGAATTGGTGGCCTGGTCGGACAACATCGCACCGCACAAGGATCATCTGGTCGTAATCCTGCTCCGTGATATGAATGATCATCCACAGATCAGAGCTCGGATGAACATCGTCAAAGACATAATCCTGCAACAGGAAGTAGAAGTTATTGATGTTCATTCGCGTGGCGAACGGCTACTGGAACGAATACTGAGCCTTGTCCAGTTAGGTGATTTCACTTCGTACTATCTGGCCATTATCAACAAAGTCGATCCCACGCCGGTAGCTGTTATCGAAGCCCTCAAACAGGCGCTCAGGAACAGCCATTAG